One Spinacia oleracea cultivar Varoflay chromosome 4, BTI_SOV_V1, whole genome shotgun sequence DNA segment encodes these proteins:
- the LOC130471295 gene encoding zinc finger BED domain-containing protein RICESLEEPER 2-like: protein MEGEKEFVFDPKRLRKDILLYVVEGAHPFSTIEEKGYIRMMSSATPLFKSFSRTTLTRDLFSLYYSEREKLKNNDWKLHKRILRFRALVPPYDGVSISEEIFLFLSQWKLENKVLSVTVDNATYNDAMIAHLKNRLVSKGLLVSNGCMFHIRCCAHIINLIVQSGLELIEGILDDIRKLVRLVTRSSYRSKDFYDTAEKKFNLVKRKLHLDMKIRWNSTFSILDNVLYYREVFVYLGSVNNYFKSFVPTDFEWSKLVVVHKFLNIFYDVTCMFSASKTPTSNLYFKGAWMVHRHLLDTSKSTDVLLSEMVEPMLSKFDKYWSEYNVYLSCATILDPRFKVKMVEYCLDKLFGTDLAMEKVEVVLSTLRSLYNDYKLQSSTSPIIVPSPLNSEFGHHNLFDDYHSYNPKSTMSQIGKSQLEVYLEEEPLDMNLELDVLEYWHQNALRFPELSKVARDLLTIPVSTVASESAFSIGGKTISPNRSSLNPKTVQALVCVQDWGSDENGIALDLDNENDEDGEAIIENDEDNESDTFFSL, encoded by the exons ATGGAAGGGGAAAAGGAGTTTGTTTTTGATCCAAAAAGATTAAGAAAGGATATTTTACTTTATGTTGTAGAAGGAGCTCATCCTTTCTCAACCATAGAGGAAAAAGGTTATATAAGAATGATGTCTAGTGCTACTCCTCTTTTTAAGTCGTTTAGTAGAACAACTCTTACAAGAGATCTTTTTTCCTTGTATTATTCTGAGAGAGAAAAACTAAAAA ACAATGATTGGAAATTACACAAACGAATTCTTAGGTTTAGGGCTTTGGTACCCCCTTATGATGGAGTAAGCATTTCAGAagaaatatttttgtttctaaGTCAATGGAAGCTAGAAAACAAAGTGCTTAGTGTTACCGTTGATAATGCTACATATAATGATGCTATGATTGCACACTTGAAGAACCGTCTTGTGTCAAAGGGGTTGTTAGTGAGTAATGGATGTATGTTTCATATTCGATGTTGTGCTCACATCATTAATTTGATTGTTCAATCCGGATTGGAGCTTATTGAAGGCATTTTGGATGATATTAGGAAGTTGGTGAGATTAGTTACAAGATCTTCTTATAGAAGTAAGGATTTTTATGACACTGCCGAAAAAAAGTTCAATTTGGTGAAAAGAAAACTCCATTTAGATATGAAAATTCGTTGGAATTCAACTTTTTCTATTCTTGATAATGTGTTGTATTATAGGGAAGTGTTTGTTTATTTGGGGTCCGTGAACAATTATTTCAAATCTTTTGTGCCTACGGATTTTGAATGGAGTAAATTGGTTGTTGTTCATAAATTTTTAAACATCTTTTATGACGTAACATGTATGTTTTCGGCTTCTAAGACTCCTACTTCTAATTTATACTTTAAGGGTGCTTGGATGGTTCATCGTCACTTGTTGGATACTTCTAAATCTACCGATGTGTTGTTGTCTGAGATGGTAGAGCCAATGTTAAGCAAATTTGATAAATATTGGTCCGAGTATAATGTCTATTTATCTTGTGCGACTATTCTTGATCCAAGATTTAAAGTTAAGATGGTTGAATATTGCTTGGACAAATTATTTGGGACGGATTTGGCTATGGAAAAGGTGGAAGTGGTGTTGAGCACATTAAGGTCTTTGTATAATGATTATAAGTTGCAATCATCAACCTCACCTATTATTGTTCCCTCTCCTCTTAATAGTGAATTTGGACATCATAACTTATTTGATGATTATCATAGTTATAATCCAAAAAGTACTATGAGCCAAATTGGAAAGTCACAACTTGAAGTTTATTTAGAAGAGGAGCCTCTTGATATGAATTTGGAATTGGATGTGTTAGAGTATTGGCATCAAAATGCATTAAGGTTTCCGGAGCTCTCAAAAGTGGCTAGGGATTTACTAACTATTCCGGTCAGTACGGTAGCTTCGGAGTCGGCTTTTAGCATTGGAGGGAAAACTATTTCCCCAAATCGTAGTTCATTAAATCCAAAAACCGTGCAAGCATTAGTGTGTGTTCAAGATTGGGGAAGTGATGAAAATGGCATTGCATTGGACTTGGATAATGAAAATGATGAGGACGGTGAAGCAATAATTGAAAATGATGAAGACAATGAGAGTGATACTTTCTTTTCCTTATAG